The sequence below is a genomic window from Saccopteryx leptura isolate mSacLep1 chromosome 3, mSacLep1_pri_phased_curated, whole genome shotgun sequence.
CATCAGCTTAGACACCAGCCTCCTCCGGGCTGGTGAAGAGGGACAGTCTCTGCCCTGGGAGGGTAGGAGCCCCTTCTCTGTGTTattacaaagggaaaaagaaaaccttaacgCACTCTTGTGTGTGTTTCATATTTCATGAGATTGAAAACAATGAAAGATTACCTCACAGGCGTGCATCTGTGCTGACACTGACGGTTTTCTTTCTAGATTTTCTGatttgagattttggggagatctttTTCTCAGCTGACCTTGTCCATCTATTTggttttcctgtggctgctgcccTGAATGACCCCTTTGTTGACCAAGGTCACTCTGTTCCTACTCACCTGACATCCAGCATTTACTCCAACACTGGTGTCGGagtagaaggaagaggaggagggagagcagcagGATGAGGGCCACCGAGACCCTAATTATGAAGATCAGGTACCACTTGTGACCTTGAACATGAGTGATGTCATGAATGAGCCAAAGATCCtgtttaatgagcacctactgtgtgcgaGGCACATGCTGGGGGCTGTCATCCATCTCCTCTCCCGCTCCCCACAGTCAAGCACAGGGATTGCTGACCTCACCCCTATTtcaatgagactcagagaggttcacACTGTGCCCCAGGTCACCCAGCCTGGACGGGGCAGAGCTGGGCCTGGAACCCGGGACTGTGGGCTCCCTGTGCTGTCCTCATGCTGCCCCCCAGGTGGACACCAGCTTTGTGCTCTGGGCTCCTCGTCTGCAGGAACCTGTCCATGTCCCATCTGGAGCTGAGTGTTCTTTCTTATTACCTGACCCAGCACAGCAAGGACATTGGAGAAACAAGGGTGTGGGATGGACACTGTGTCTATCCCAGTATCCGACTCTATCCTGTAGGGCCCTGAGACCATTTTGAGAAGGTCAGGCTGAGCTGAGGACCCTGCCCTCCTGAGCTCTGTGAGGACCATATGTCACCTGATGTCACCGCAGCCTGTGAGCAGGATGCGGCCAGGGATGAACAGACAAGAACCCGACACTCAGAGAACAGAAGGGACCTTCCAGCCTGAAACAGGGGCCAGTAGAACTGGATACTGTACCAGGACTGATTCCAGAACTTGTTCCCCCTCTGACTGAGCAGCCTGCAGCTCCAATCCATGGTCCTGCCTGTCCTTCCCTCTACAGTGTCAGCAGCACTGCTACAGAGGGGACACTCTCCATAACATCACAACCTGGGGGCTTCCCAGAGAGCCCCCTCTCCCAGGAGCTCAGAGCCTGAACTGAAAGGAAATCTGAGCTCTGGGCCACGATTCTCTCCTTTTATActtggggacactgaggtcacacaGGGGAAGGTGTGTCTATGTCAGTGTCTCCACAGGTGCCTCAACCCCTCTGGATGACTCCAACCCTACACCTCATGAACCCAACTACCACCTCCTGACACAGACTCATGTACCGCCCCCTGTGCCTGACTCTGTGGGGAGGGGCAGTGATCTTCAGAGCCTCCATGGGATCATGATGGCCTTTGGAAGGGGGGTGattccatctccacacatgaGTCTGGAAGAGGCTCACCAAGCCTGGCCCCAACATCTCCCTCTGCCATGCCCACCCCACCTGTCACCTGCCAATCTCAGAGCCCTGAGAGCACTGTCGTTCCCAGCATCTCTGCCTGACTCTGCATCCCTGTGACAAAAACTCATCCTTGAGAATCTGGGAGACATTAGATTTCCTCATAGATTCTCAGAACAGCCCTGGGGTGCACTGAGCTTTCTCTGAGCAGAGATGAGGGGTTCACCAGTTGTGGAGATGGGCCCCATAGGGAGGGGGTCTGGGACCTCCGAGGGTTCTGGGAACAAGGATACAAGGCTAGTGAGAGGCTGGGGGTCACCCGGAAGTCTGCAGATCACTTGGACTTTTCTCCTACATCCGCTCTGCGCCCACCCCAAAAAGTTACTCCCCGGTTCACCTACCCCGTTCCGCTCCACGGTGAGGGGAAGGAGCACATGGGTGGGAGGGACTCTGAGGGACAGATCTCTGCTGGGAGACCATGACTCAGAGCCCCCTCCTTCTCACCCAACATCAGATGTGTACTGGGGACAGGACCTAAACCCACTCCAGAGGGGACACTCTCCATAACATCACACCCTGGGGGCTCCCCTGAGAGCCCCCTCTCCCAGGAACTCAGAGCCTGAACTGAAAGGAAATCTGCAGATCACTTGGACTTTTCTCCTGCTGAAAAAGGACGCAGTCAGGGAGCTCACCTGAGTCCAGCAGATCCAGGGGCTCACTGGGGTGTGACCACACATGGGGTTTTATCTTAAAAAAGCCATAGCATCTGAATGTATGCTTGTGGTTGGGGGTCAAAGCGCCCACAGGAAACAGGGCCTGGAACTTTCCAATGAGATGTTGACATGAGTCCTGAGTCCAGCGGAGCCCATGTTCTCCTTCCTGAGTCAGAACAAACCGGTCAAATCCCTGCCCTGAGCCACACTGGATGGTCATGTTCCCTCCTGAGGTTAcgacagggctgggcagggctgagaggctgggtttGCTGTAGAGtcctaggagaggaggaggcagcatgCTAGATGGGCTCACACCTCCCTCCTGTCCGCCAGGGctgggctgtgagaggggagactCCCTGAGAGCAGACCcccttcctgagggcagagcctgAGGCTCGGACCCCTGAGTGTCCACTCACCTGTCACCACCAGCTCTAGGGGGTCACTGTGCTCTGACCAGCCAGTGGGGCCATAAGAGTCACAGTGATATCTCCCTGCGTCATGCTCTGTCACGTTTGTGATGGAGAATTTGCATTTGTTGATGGGCTTCCATGGTATGTGTGTGTTCCAAAGcgcatgtttttcttctttatacaaaATAAACACCGTGCTCTCTGCTGTCCCCTGACACCATATGGTCAGAGAGCTCCCCAAGGGGATCAGAGACCCTGGCTCAGACAGGATTGTGGGCATGGGGACGGTCCCTGGGGGGAAAAACACAGAGGCTGCATTAGGAACACCTTCCCCACCTCTCATCTCCCGACTCAGCCCAATTCTTCCTGTTTCACCCTCTCATATCAGGGCCTCTGGGCCCCCATGAGCCCCAGGGCCTGAAACACAAGGTGGGGAAGGGAAGCTTGGAGAGGACTCACCTGTCTGCACACAGGTCCTCTGGCCCAGACTCAGCCCTGCAAGAGAGTCCCTGTCAGAGGTTTGTACCTGGACGTCGGAGCTGAATCCTTTCTCAACAGGACCCCAATCTTGAAAGCTGCCTGAGCCTAACGTTCCCCATGAACAGGGATGTGTAGCTCCCCTAACCCATTGTGCTGCCCCCTCCCCGTGTCCACAACTGACCGAGGCAGAGGAGAGCGGAGAGGAGGGACAGCATGGTGTCTTCTCGGAGTGCTCCCGCTCTGCAGATGGAGGAGCCCCTGGGCCTGAAGGACAGAGACGCACAGGATGTGGTGAGTCAGGGGCTGCTGTCCCTCCGGGTTCCCACAGCTGTGGACACACAGCAAGGGTACAGCCCCGCCCTGGACCTGACTCTGGGTTTTTCTATGATGAAGAGAAAAGGGAGCAATCAGGAGGACTCCATGGTCTCAGGAGACACGTCAGGTCTCTCCTAATTTCcagtttctcatctttctgcctGATCTGCACTCCTGCTCAGCGAGCAGGACACAGGGACTTGTTCTGACTCGGCCTCTGACAGTCTGGCTCTATACAGCACAACGGGACGCCGACCATGGTCCCTGAGGATGCTCACTTGTGAAAGATTCTACTCAGCAACTCTCCCAGAGTGGACATCACATTTCTAATTCTTTCCCTGTGTCTGAGGGTCCTGACAGGGTCACATCCATGCCAACCCTTAGCATTTTCTGCTCTCTTTATTTTAGCCATTTGTAGCGTGTATTGTCACCATCCTGAGGTTTAATGTACATTTCTTCAAGCATTTACAAAGCTCAGTGCCAATTAAAATATTACTGTGCATTTGCATGTCAATGTAATTCACTTATTaaagttctttcttccttttctggtaTCTGCTTCACATTATAGATGTCTACATATTCCTTAAATGATCTCAGTACCAGCCCACTGTCTGATTTTGGCATCACACATACCTTCTCCCGCTGAGTCCCATTGTGCGGTTTCCTCTTCACTCCCTGCTGGTGTCTGCGAGGAACAGAAGTTTATAACATTACCAGATTCTGCTGTACCCGTCTTTCCACTAAGTTCTTGGTTTTGTGTCCAGTTGAAGAGAACTTTGTGTTGCACAAGCTAGCAATGTATTTTCCTATGTTTTTATTTGCAAACGGAAAAGAAATTGATTTGCTTTTCACGTTTTCATCTGTAGCCCATCTGACCTCCATTACTATATgaggtgtgaggtgtgaggtAGATGTGAACGTTCACCTTGTTCCACAGACTCACCCATCCGGTCAGCACCACGTGATGGAAACATCATGACCTCCCACTGCACTGCACGGTCTCTGTCATGATGCAGGTGACTACATAAGTGATTTGAGTCTCAATTCTTTCCCTTGCTCTACTAGATGTGGTGTCTCTGCTTGTCAATTTCTCAGACCTCCAAAACACCCATCTGGCTGGTCTCCTCTCCCCTGTTTCTCAGGTGGGGTGAATTGTCATCCCGTTTGTAGGGGAGGGGTTGGTATCAGGCTGCTGCTACAAGTGCGGAAAATGAGATCAAAAGATGAGATACCTGCAGAAGTGTTGTTCAACCATTCAGGTGGTAGTGCCACATCAATATAtaattgtggtgtgtgtgtgtgtgtgtgtgtgtgtttccagtcTTCTAACAGAACTCTCATGGATGTGCCCTAAGCTAAATCCTCAAGActgcacagtttgaaaaggaccGTGACACCCAGCATCAAGCTGCTCTGTAGAAGCAGAAATAAGTCAAATGATTTACTCTGAGGAGAGGGACACGGAGATGGATATCCTGCTGCTCACAGAAACAGGAACAGGAAGTCAGGTGGACACCATGAGAGGCAGAACCTGTGTCCCAGGGCCAGGAGGGAGAGCTGGGCTCTCCTGTGGGAGCAGAGGGTATGACcagaccctccccttccccaggcctctctctcccatcccttaTCTCACTGTCTCTGAGGGCACCTTTCTGTCTCCAGtcaaggcagggagggaaggtcACCATACACACTCTTCCAGGTCATTTCCATAACCTCCTTGGGTCCTGAGCTCCAAGCCCCCACTCCCTTCTCCAGTTCACTCTTCACATCAGTCTCTCCAAATCTCTGTCAGAAtctgtttatttctgtttcaaaTCCCTCATGGGCTTCACTGTTCTTAGAGTAAATCCAGACTCTTTGTTCTGAATCATCCAGATGGGACCCCCTCCAAGCTCAGCTCCCACTTCTGCATTTTTTCAAGCAGACAGGTTCAGTTACCTCGtgaacacgcacacacacacgcgggcacacacacacacacacacacacacacacacacacacacacacactgaacaaTTGATTACTTCCTTGCTTCCCCATATCTGCTTTTTAGGAACCATTTATACCCAGCCAATCCATTCCCATGCCCTGAGCTAAAACCACAAGACTTGAAGTATcaccaagttgttttttttctcatttgtctttttttaatgtgttgggGACTGCCACAGAATATGTAAGGACAGCATGCTCAATCCAATCCCTGTAAGCCATTCACATACGTtgttttgaccggtcacaggaaagcaacaaaagacgatagaaatgtgaaatctgcaccaaatgaaaggaaaaccctcccagtttctgtaggatgatgtggcagcatgtgtgcatgcatagatgatgacgtaacactgtgtatatagcggagcagcccacggctatgccagttgagatgtggacggtacagaggaaagtacagtgtgttctgtggctcactaaattcgaatctgtgaccagagtgcaacatgaatattggcacatttataacgaagctccaaaacataggaataacattactcggtgggaaaAGCAGTTGAAGggaaccggcagtttggtggagaaaccccgttctggtaggccatcagtcagtgacgagtctgtagaggctatacgggatagctacctaaggagcctaaaaaatctgtgcgtgagctcacatcgaactgcactgaataggtatgaaactgggagagttttccttttatttggtgcagatttcacatttctatcaccttttgttgctttcctgtgaccggtcaaaagtgcaccatgactttacagacacactgtattgagGTTTAATTACTGTTGCTATTTtatcatgtatatataaatattgcatTTCCCTAATCCATTTGTTATGCATGTCACATATGATCTTCATAAACAATCTGATCATAGCAgtccatttttatgtatttctttggtCTTTAAGACATAATCTcagacgtcagagaaatggcaccatgaggggtgctcctgatacctctccctgaaatttcaacaagttcaacaactagagacagaaaaacaatccccggagcatctgaaatacacatacatcaaacaaaggtactactgggtgaaaaggtggctgaatatataatcctctctgaaggaaataagaagaacggagtattctgctttcctcactgatctgaggaagagctgctttcacttggaactgagaagaAGGTTGGgcgagggaagagagaagaagctggctagggcagagatgttcaagccaaggagagagtgtacCCACGGCTCTGCTTGAATTTGCCAATGTGGAGCTAATGCCAGCAGCaaaccctggcagaggtgggggagggggttgcttGCAGAGACTCATACCAGAgcggctttgggctttgtttactcCTGGTCTCCCGGAGTAAACaaagtggatccacctggtgcttcAGGCATGGGCACCTGTATCCCGGATGGATgaaggggctgggtcagagactgtcagcagtggacccctgtgtgggctgtggccAGTTTCTGTATAATCCTGGTTTCCCAAACAATAGCGTGAGAAGTGCCCAGAGCTGGCTTCCCTACACCTAGACCTGTCCCGGTGGGGCATCTCCGCTAGCCATACAAACTAACAAAGCAAACTCCCATGGAGGAGAACTTTGGAAGTGGTGGGTGAAGAGCACACAGACAGCCTGTAAGCAGCtgctggagagcagacctgtggatcactgaaaggagcctaacctgcagtctgctcactgcccagccggctaacgctggtggctctggctgacaaagccttctttcctaGGCCTGCAACTTAAGCAAAAAAGCACAGTCCcacagaacagacctcagagaacactgcggAAGTCAGGTGGGCTGGGCTGTAGGTTTCcaaacaagggagaagcctgtggagagcacaCCCGCAGAGACCCACAGAGCGATGAGGCAAATTTTAACAAGAcatacctggggaaccttaggaaggagcctgaccagaagtcagctcactcccctgcttgcctaagctggtggctctggttggtaAAGCTATCATACCAAGGGCTGTGCTTTGAacggacctggaggagggacttgtcAGCTTTTAGGGCTTCTTACtttgcaggcagtgactggggcatcttcctgccagctgatacaggttataaaatgcaaaaagcctggggagagtagacCCGCAGagcgctgaggcatactagacatgcccaaaggctcatagaaagacaccagaaaggcaatcggctccctgctctgcctgattacgctggtggcaAAGCCTTGCCCTGAATCCAGCTTTAAGCAGGGATAGAGGggagatttggcagctcttagagcctcttgctctccaggaaGTGGCTGGGGAAACTTCACAGCTGTGTCCCAAGGCtgttggttcaggaaggagagatttgggaagAGGCTCAGGAAAAATgaactctcccattgtcggaacctgcaaacactaacaagccccaTCTACCAATGGGACGGAGACCTAGTTTATGTaatcaccatagcgacacatcaactgcaaatctctgcctgagtgccacaggggcagaacctgggatacagtgccactggccaaaaagagagagaagaaagtaaaaggaagaagataacctcaaaaccaggaaaaatccacagtctttataacttcttccattttttttctttcatgttttatcttttttttcttccaccttagAAATgttatcctcttcccattttattattctcttttcattttgaacttcattacccataggtgttacattttccattccttttctttttttcttttctcttttttctcgctctttttttgtttcttcttttctctttaactttttctctcatttgatcctcactcacaaacaaattattttgttatggattaaaattttttctttgtggcatttgtgtgctttttactttgctcttcACCTCATTAGCATGTCCCCCAACGCTGGCcttccattctatgtagtttttgttccacttcatataatagaatttttattttttactgtattttttctttttcttttcttcttcttttctctttcactatttctctcattcaaccattgtttaaaaaataaattattttattcttaatccaaattttttctttgtagcattttgtgggttcttacctcattcttttgcctctttgtcacttccacccaactcaggccctccatccTATGTAATCCacttaaaacaatagaattttcagttattcactgtattttctcaaaaaaaatttttatataaactcttattagtgttattaacaataccactttcaagccattaaaaaagagaaatggaatatcatggataaaaaaaaaacagagatgtagctcagatagatgagaaaaatctatagaatgaacttcaatagcttggaaaccttggagttaaatgacagagaattttaaaattgaagtactaaaaatactcagggatatacaagaaagcacagaaaagcaatttaggaagctcaagaaacaattcaatgaacaaaaagaatacatcaccaaggaaattaaaactatgaaaataaatcagagatgaaaactcaattcataaactgaaaaccaaggtaacaagcttagctaatagaacaggccaagtAGAGGacagaattagtgacatagaagacaggcaactagagacactatagagagaataagagagagactcatgaatttaaaaaaatgagaaagccgtacaagaattgtctgacttcatcagaaagaccaacataagaataatgggtatatcagaagaagaagagagagaaaacggaatggagaacacatttaaacaaataatagacaagaacttcccaagcctgtggatgaactaaagcctcgaattcaagaagcaaacagaacactgagttatcttaaccctaataaacctactccaaggcatatcataatgaaattggcacaagtcaatgacaaagaaaaaattctcaaggtggccaaggaaaagaagaatacaacatataaagaaaggccaattagattatcatcagatttctcagcagaaactctacaagctagaagagagtggaccccaatatttaaagttctgaaagaggaactttcagccaagaatactatacccatcaaagctatccttcaaatacgaaggagaaataaaaacattcatagatacagaaaagatgagggaatttatcaccaaaagacccccacttcaggaaatactaaagggggtcttccgaccagatacaaagaacaaaacaaaactacaagtaaaacctccatcaagatcacaataaaaacaagattaatctgtatcaacaaaaacaaaaaaggggagaggacaaagattaacagtagcaaaggaggatggagtgaagaagcactcatgagataatgtactataatgaacatgatatgtatcctttccattacttaatggtaactacctgaaaaaatcaccacagaagcacatggcttgaaaaaagaagcaacagaggaaagaagtatggattacaaccaaacaaatacaaatgatagaaaaacaaaagagaagaaccaaacaagatataaaactatcagaaagcaatatataaaatggcaataggaaaccctcaagtgtcaataattacactaaatgtaagtggattgaactcatcaataaaaagacacagagtagcagaatgaattttaaaaaaattcaactgtatgctgcctacaagaaacacatctaagctacaaggataaaaacaaattcaaagtgaaagattgtaaaacaatactccaagcaaataacatccaaaaaaaaagtaggtgtagcaatactcacgTCTaacaatactgactacaagacagcaaaggtaatcagagacaaaaatggtcatttcataataataaaggggacattaaaccaagaagacataacacttcttaatatatatgcactaaaccaaggaacaccaaaatatcaatatataaaacagctattgactgacctaaaaacaaaaactgacaaaaatacaatcatacttggagacctcaatacaccactgatggttctagatcattcatccaaacagaaaatcaataaaaatatattggccttaaatgaaacactagaacaattggatatgatagacatctacaggacatttcatcccaatgtgagagtatacaatggaacagaatagaaagcccagaaataaaaccacatacatatggtcaaataatgtttgataaaggggccaacaacacacaatggagaaaagaaagtctcatcaacaaatggtgctggaaaaactggaaaaccttatgtaaaagaatgaaactcgactacagtttttccccttgtactaaaattaatttaaaatggatcaaagacctaaatataagacctgaaaaaataaattacatagaagaaaacaggtactaaactcagggaccttggttataaagagcactttatgaatttgaccccaaaggcaagggaagtgaaggcaaagataaatgaatgggaccacatcagactaaaaagcttttgcacagcaaaagaaactgacaacaaaacagacagccaactaaatgggagatgatattttcaaacaacagcacaggtAAGGGcctattattcaaaatatacaaagaactcatagaactcaacaacaaacaaacaatccaataaaaaaaatgggaagaggacatgaacagaaacttcacccatgaagaaatataaatggccaacagatatatgaaaatatgctcatctttattagttattagagaaatgcaaatcaaaactacaatgagataccacctcacgcctattagattagctatcatcaacaagataaataacaagtgttagagaggctgtggagaaaaaggaaccctcatccactgttggtggaaatgtaaagtatacaaccactatgaaagaaagtatggtggttcctcaaaaaactgaaaatagaactaccttatgacccagcaatccctctactggctatataccccaaaactcaaaaacactggtacgtaaagacacatgcagccccatgttcattgcagcattgttcacagtggccaagacatggaaacaaccaaaaagcccttcaatagatgactggaaaaagaagatgtggtacatatatactacggaatactactcagccataagaaatgatgacatcagatcatttacaacaacatggatggaccttgataacattatactgagtgaaataagtaaatcagaaaaaactaagaactatactccatgcataggtgggacataaaaatgagactccggGACATGGAcagagggtggtggttatgggagggggAGGCGAGgggagaaggggcacaaagaaaacaagatagaaggtgatggaagacaatttgactttgggtgatgggtatgcaacataatcaaatgtcaaaataacctggaaatgttttctctgaacttatgtaccctgattgatctacgttgcccaattaaaattaataataaaaaaacacaaacactgataaagtaatagaaaatttttcagtaatgaaatattatattaatgCAATTTACCATATATTAATATGAGTTAATGAATGGAATATGAATAAAAGTTATGGGATGTTTGTTCCGCATTACATAAaatgtcataaatattttaactattcttTTAAAAGTGTTAGATTATCACCAGGTaataaattttatggtattaGATATTCACATTATTGTTAGCTTTTATTACTGAAAAGCTTTATGAAGATTTAAATCAAATAAAagtattgagaaaaaaataaagacataatccCACATCCTTGAATGACAGACCAGCCAACACCTTATCTACTCTTACTCCCTTTCACATAGTCTTTACATCTCCAGGTTTCTCAGAATGTCCTTTATATCTGTAAGACATTCTCACTCTCATTTTTTATAATACATCCCCATTGCCTCATAAAACCAGTCCCTCAACAGCAGTCTACTGGTGGTTCCCACTTGGtctcatcttttctctttttccttattgGTAAGTAAATTAATTTCAACATTAGACTTTGAATGATTGTATTTTGCTAAACTaaagtcagtctctctctctctctctctctttttacagagacagagagagaatcagatagggacagacagac
It includes:
- the LOC136399392 gene encoding leukocyte immunoglobulin-like receptor subfamily A member 6; the encoded protein is MGLSGRRPRGSSICRAGALREDTMLSLLSALLCLGLSLGQRTCVQTGTVPMPTILSEPGSLIPLGSSLTIWCQGTAESTVFILYKEEKHALWNTHIPWKPINKCKFSITNVTEHDAGRYHCDSYGPTGWSEHSDPLELVVTGLYSKPSLSALPSPVVTSGGNMTIQCGSGQGFDRFVLTQEGEHGLRWTQDSCQHLIGKFQALFPVGALTPNHKHTFRCYGFFKIKPHVWSHPSEPLDLLDSGHKWYLIFIIRVSVALILLLSLLLFLLLRHQCWSKCWMSDAAVKDSQPEEGVELNPQVDD